A region from the Alosa alosa isolate M-15738 ecotype Scorff River chromosome 7, AALO_Geno_1.1, whole genome shotgun sequence genome encodes:
- the LOC125297298 gene encoding zinc finger protein 551-like isoform X2, producing the protein MDLSTSASSVRSPDSHCSSVVDHKSLRVPFTDLAGSEKTTGSNVTINEEGSSSVSDEDDSERYQLETTVFSCSLCPLSYTAQIYLHKHIKRSHTDEYVRLLRSGEIRSETLAPSRGHGSINQHTQTQAHIQSATAVSSRTTLSCKASLEWREEVGENHMEPHHHCFLCATSFTSDDPEDLQQPQQQLLSSDEHLDQQQHSQRRQQQQQQQQLLSSDEHLDQQQHSQRRQQQQQQQQLLSSDEHLDQQQHSQRRQQQQQQQQQQLLSSDEHLDQQQHSQRRQQQQQQQQQQLLSSDEHLDQQQHSQQQQQQQQQQQQQPPPLLPDSGDKQQQHQQQQQQQQPPPPLQLTGSGEWLFICPLCGKDFPEEARLRQHQSTHSGTLRNTLEHSHQNTHDQTDLKERQRTRTDDWPYHCSQCGKSFAPEASFKRHRRTHTGERPYHCTQCGKSFTREDHLKQHQRTHTGERPYHCPQCGKSFTEGGALRQHQRIHTGERPYHCAQCGKSFTTDGTLKRHQRIHTGERPYHCSECGKSFTLQGDLKRHQRTHTGERPYHCTQCGKSFSQSGDLKKHLRTHKKETAS; encoded by the exons ATGGATCTGTCAACATCAGCATCTTCGGTGAGATCACCCGATTCTCACTGTAGCAGCGTGGTGGACCATAAATCACTGCGTGTTCCGTTCACTGATTTAGCGGGCAGCGAGAAAACGACCGGATCTAACGTTACTATTAACGAAGAAGGTTCCTCTTCAGTGTCTGATGAAGACGACTCGGAACGGTATCAGCTTG AGACCACGGTGTTCTCCTGctccctctgtcccctctcCTACACCGCGCAGATCTACCTCCACAAGCACATCAAGCGGAGCCACACAGATGAATATGTGCGACTGCTGAGGTCTGGAGAGATCCGATCAGAGACTCTGGCGCCCTCTAGAGGTCATGGCAGCATCAACCAGCACACCCAGACCCAGGCCCATATCCAAAGTGCCACGGCCGTGTCATCCAGGACCACCCTGTCCTGTAAGGCGTCCTTGGAGTGGCGGGAGGAAGTCGGAGAGAATCACATGGAACCCCACCATCACTGCTTCCTGTGCGCAACCAGCTTCACCTCTGACGACCCCGAGGACCTGCAGCAACCCCAGCAGCAGCTCCTTTCCTCCGACGAACATCTGGACCAACAGCAGCATAGCCAGCggcggcaacaacaacaacagcaacagcagctccTTTCCTCCGACGAACATCTGGACCAACAGCAGCATAGCCAGCGGcggcagcaacaacaacagcaacagcagctccTTTCCTCCGACGAACATCTGGACCAACAGCAGCATAGCCAGCggcggcaacaacaacaacaacagcagcaacagcagctccTTTCCTCCGACGAACATCTGGACCAACAGCAGCATAGCCAGCggcggcaacaacaacaacaacagcagcaacagcagctccTTTCCTCCGACGAACATCTGGACCAACAGCAGCATagccaacaacagcaacaacagcaacaacaacaacagcagcaacctCCACCTCTACTCCCTGACTCTGGGgacaaacagcaacaacaccagcaacaacaacaacagcagcagcctccACCTCCACTTCAGCTCACTGGGTCTGGGGAGTGGCTCTTCATCTGCCCACTGTGTGGCAAAGACTTCCCAGAGGAGGCCCGCCTGAGACAGCACCAGAGCACTCATTCCGGAACACTCCGGAACACTCTAGAACACTCACACCAGAACACTCATGACCAGACGGATCTGAAGGAGCGCCAGCGGACTCGCACCGACGACTGGCCCTACCACTGTTCCCAATGCGGCAAGAGCTTTGCGCCGGAGGCCAGTTTCAAACGCCACCGACGCACTCACACGGGAGAGAGACCGTACCACTGCACTCAGTGCGGTAAGAGTTTCACCAGAGAGGATCATCTCAAACAGCACCAGCGGACTCACACAGGCGAGAGGCCGTACCACTGTCCGCAGTGCGGCAAGAGTTTCACCGAAGGTGGCGCTCTCCGACAACACCAGCGCatccacacaggagagagaccaTACCACTGTGCTCAGTGCGGGAAGAGTTTCACAACAGACGGAACTCTGAAGCGCCACCAGCgcattcacacaggagagagaccaTACCACTGCTCTGAATGTGGCAAGAGCTTCACACTACAGGGAGACCTCAAACGACACCAGCGcactcacacaggagagaggccaTACCACTGCACCCAGTGTGGTAAGAGCTTCAGTCAGTCTGGCGATCTGAAGAAACATCTACGGACTCACAAGAAAGAGACAGCTTCATAG
- the LOC125297298 gene encoding zinc finger protein 551-like isoform X1: MDLSTSASSVRSPDSHCSSVVDHKSLRVPFTDLAGSEKTTGSNVTINEEGSSSVSDEDDSERYQLDTTVLSKSDGLFAVLFSRYQETTVFSCSLCPLSYTAQIYLHKHIKRSHTDEYVRLLRSGEIRSETLAPSRGHGSINQHTQTQAHIQSATAVSSRTTLSCKASLEWREEVGENHMEPHHHCFLCATSFTSDDPEDLQQPQQQLLSSDEHLDQQQHSQRRQQQQQQQQLLSSDEHLDQQQHSQRRQQQQQQQQLLSSDEHLDQQQHSQRRQQQQQQQQQQLLSSDEHLDQQQHSQRRQQQQQQQQQQLLSSDEHLDQQQHSQQQQQQQQQQQQQPPPLLPDSGDKQQQHQQQQQQQQPPPPLQLTGSGEWLFICPLCGKDFPEEARLRQHQSTHSGTLRNTLEHSHQNTHDQTDLKERQRTRTDDWPYHCSQCGKSFAPEASFKRHRRTHTGERPYHCTQCGKSFTREDHLKQHQRTHTGERPYHCPQCGKSFTEGGALRQHQRIHTGERPYHCAQCGKSFTTDGTLKRHQRIHTGERPYHCSECGKSFTLQGDLKRHQRTHTGERPYHCTQCGKSFSQSGDLKKHLRTHKKETAS, from the exons ATGGATCTGTCAACATCAGCATCTTCGGTGAGATCACCCGATTCTCACTGTAGCAGCGTGGTGGACCATAAATCACTGCGTGTTCCGTTCACTGATTTAGCGGGCAGCGAGAAAACGACCGGATCTAACGTTACTATTAACGAAGAAGGTTCCTCTTCAGTGTCTGATGAAGACGACTCGGAACGGTATCAGCTTG ACACCACGGTGTTAAGTAAATCTGATGGGTTGTTCGCTGTTCTGTTCTCCAGATACCAAG AGACCACGGTGTTCTCCTGctccctctgtcccctctcCTACACCGCGCAGATCTACCTCCACAAGCACATCAAGCGGAGCCACACAGATGAATATGTGCGACTGCTGAGGTCTGGAGAGATCCGATCAGAGACTCTGGCGCCCTCTAGAGGTCATGGCAGCATCAACCAGCACACCCAGACCCAGGCCCATATCCAAAGTGCCACGGCCGTGTCATCCAGGACCACCCTGTCCTGTAAGGCGTCCTTGGAGTGGCGGGAGGAAGTCGGAGAGAATCACATGGAACCCCACCATCACTGCTTCCTGTGCGCAACCAGCTTCACCTCTGACGACCCCGAGGACCTGCAGCAACCCCAGCAGCAGCTCCTTTCCTCCGACGAACATCTGGACCAACAGCAGCATAGCCAGCggcggcaacaacaacaacagcaacagcagctccTTTCCTCCGACGAACATCTGGACCAACAGCAGCATAGCCAGCGGcggcagcaacaacaacagcaacagcagctccTTTCCTCCGACGAACATCTGGACCAACAGCAGCATAGCCAGCggcggcaacaacaacaacaacagcagcaacagcagctccTTTCCTCCGACGAACATCTGGACCAACAGCAGCATAGCCAGCggcggcaacaacaacaacaacagcagcaacagcagctccTTTCCTCCGACGAACATCTGGACCAACAGCAGCATagccaacaacagcaacaacagcaacaacaacaacagcagcaacctCCACCTCTACTCCCTGACTCTGGGgacaaacagcaacaacaccagcaacaacaacaacagcagcagcctccACCTCCACTTCAGCTCACTGGGTCTGGGGAGTGGCTCTTCATCTGCCCACTGTGTGGCAAAGACTTCCCAGAGGAGGCCCGCCTGAGACAGCACCAGAGCACTCATTCCGGAACACTCCGGAACACTCTAGAACACTCACACCAGAACACTCATGACCAGACGGATCTGAAGGAGCGCCAGCGGACTCGCACCGACGACTGGCCCTACCACTGTTCCCAATGCGGCAAGAGCTTTGCGCCGGAGGCCAGTTTCAAACGCCACCGACGCACTCACACGGGAGAGAGACCGTACCACTGCACTCAGTGCGGTAAGAGTTTCACCAGAGAGGATCATCTCAAACAGCACCAGCGGACTCACACAGGCGAGAGGCCGTACCACTGTCCGCAGTGCGGCAAGAGTTTCACCGAAGGTGGCGCTCTCCGACAACACCAGCGCatccacacaggagagagaccaTACCACTGTGCTCAGTGCGGGAAGAGTTTCACAACAGACGGAACTCTGAAGCGCCACCAGCgcattcacacaggagagagaccaTACCACTGCTCTGAATGTGGCAAGAGCTTCACACTACAGGGAGACCTCAAACGACACCAGCGcactcacacaggagagaggccaTACCACTGCACCCAGTGTGGTAAGAGCTTCAGTCAGTCTGGCGATCTGAAGAAACATCTACGGACTCACAAGAAAGAGACAGCTTCATAG